The Geobacillus genomosp. 3 genome segment TACGAAATTCGGGGCGTTTGTAGAGCTGCCGGAGGGTGTGACAGGGCTCGTTCATATTAGCGAAGTAGCCGATAACTATGTCAAGGACATTAACGATCATTTGAAAGTCGGCGACATGGTATATGTCAAGGTGATCAACGTCGGTCAAGACGGAAAAATCGGCCTGTCCATTCGCAAAGCAAAAGATACGCCTTCTTCACAGCGGCCGCGCCACCGGGCGCACGACCGTTCTGCGGCTGACAGTTTAGAACAAAAAATTAGCCGTTTCCTCAAAGAAAGCGAGGACCGACTGGCGTCGTTGCGCCGCCATACGGAATCGAAGCGGGGAGGTCGTGGAGCGAGACGCGGGTAACTTGCTGCTGAATACATGTCGGAAAGAGGATGAATAAGGGGGATCACAAGCATCCATTGTTATGGATGCTTCTTTGTTTCAACGGCAAAAGTGAAGGGTACATTTTCCTTGTGCATTTTTTCGCCTTGTATATTGACAATCGGCATCCCCTCTATTATGATATTAACTGTTGCCACACGGCGGTGTAGCTCAGCTGGCTAGAGCGTACGGTTCATACCCGTGAGGTCGGGGGTTCGATCCCCTCCACCGCCACTCAAATACTATATGGCCCGTTGGTCAAGTGGTTAAGACACCGCCCTTTCACGGCGGTAACACGGGTTCGAATCCCGTACGGGTCATCGCAAACGAGCATGTGCCATTGAGCGACATGCTCGTTTTTTCTTTTCGTCTGCTTCTGTCGGAACAAGTATACTGCCGGCGCATCATGGGAGAAAACGTCGAACGATTTTTCATTTCGCTCCGTCATTTTGACAAATTTCTGACAATTTTAAATATATAATAGGGGGTAATAGAAAAGCAAAGGAGAGGATCGGGGAATGGAAAGAGTAGAAAGAGGGACAGTGCGCCGCATTTCGGGAGTGCCGATTCATGACACACAAGCGACCGTATCGCGTTGGATGCGCCATGTGAAGCTGCGCCTTGGCCATCTGTTCGTTCATCAAGGATTTTTGCTTCTTCTTGTCGGCTTTTTGCTTGGCCGGGCGTTAATTTTGGCGAAATTGACCCCGTTTGCGCTGCCGTTTTTCGTTTCCGTCTATATGTTGCGCCGTGACAAGGCGGCCTTCGCTTTAGTTTCGCTGCTGGCTGGCGCTTTGACGCTGTCGTTTGATACCGTGCTGTTTGTCGGTGTTTCCATTTTTGGTTTCCTCTTTATTTATGGATGGGTGCGGAAAGTGATTAGCGAATCATTGAAAATCGTGCCGTTCGTCGTTTTTGTAGTTTCGTTGGCAACGAAATGGCTGATCTCCTATTACTGGATTGGGGAGCGAACGGCGTATGGGACGGCCATGGCGGTTGTGGAGGCCGGGCTGTCGCTCGTGCTGACATTGATTTTTATGCAAAGTATTCCGCTGTTGACGGTAAGGAAGCATAAACATGCGCTGCG includes the following:
- a CDS encoding S1 domain-containing RNA-binding protein → MSIEVGSKLQGKVTGITKFGAFVELPEGVTGLVHISEVADNYVKDINDHLKVGDMVYVKVINVGQDGKIGLSIRKAKDTPSSQRPRHRAHDRSAADSLEQKISRFLKESEDRLASLRRHTESKRGGRGARRG